The Pseudanabaena galeata CCNP1313 genome includes a region encoding these proteins:
- the ilvD gene encoding dihydroxy-acid dehydratase: MSDNRRSRAITEGVQRSPNRAMLRAVGFQDSDFTKPIVGVASAHSTITPCNMGIAPLAIRAEAGIRAGNGMPQVFGTITVSDGISMGTEGMKYSLVSRDVIADSIETACSAQSMDGILAIGGCDKNMPGAMIAMARMNIPAIFVYGGTIEPGHLDGEDLTVVSSFEAVGQYSAGRIDEVRLNSVERNACPGAGSCGGMYTANTMSSAFEAMGMSLMYSSTMSAVAPEKAANTELAGTVLVNAIRNNLLPRDIITRKSIENAISVVMAVGGSTNAVLHFLAIAHSAGVEWNLDDFERIRERVPVICDLKPSGRYVATDLHKAGGIPQVMKMLLVRGLLHGDCITITGQTVEEVLKDIPDEPRANQDVIRPWDRPMYKQGHLAVLRGNLAEEGAVAKISGVKNPIITGPARVFESEEDSLAAILANKINAGDILVIRYEGPKGGPGMREMLAPTSAIIGAGLGDSVGLITDGRFSGGTYGMVVGHVAPEAFVGGAIALVKEGDSITIDAHQRLIQLNVSDEELASRRANWKAPAPRYTKGVLAKYATLVSTSSKGAVTDLDLF, translated from the coding sequence ATGTCCGACAATCGCAGAAGTCGTGCAATTACCGAAGGCGTTCAGCGATCGCCTAACCGCGCCATGTTACGCGCCGTTGGTTTCCAAGACTCGGATTTTACAAAACCTATTGTCGGTGTTGCAAGCGCCCACAGCACAATTACCCCCTGTAATATGGGAATTGCACCCTTAGCAATCCGCGCTGAAGCAGGAATTCGCGCTGGTAACGGGATGCCCCAAGTTTTCGGCACAATCACCGTTAGCGACGGAATCTCCATGGGAACTGAGGGAATGAAATATTCTCTTGTGTCCCGTGATGTAATTGCCGATTCGATCGAAACCGCCTGTAGCGCTCAGAGTATGGATGGCATTTTGGCGATCGGCGGCTGTGATAAGAATATGCCAGGGGCAATGATCGCAATGGCAAGAATGAATATTCCCGCTATATTTGTCTACGGTGGCACAATCGAACCAGGACATCTTGATGGCGAAGATTTGACCGTGGTTAGTTCCTTTGAAGCCGTTGGTCAATATAGTGCAGGTCGCATTGATGAAGTCAGACTCAACTCAGTTGAGCGCAATGCTTGTCCCGGAGCTGGCTCCTGCGGTGGTATGTATACGGCAAATACCATGTCTTCAGCATTTGAAGCCATGGGTATGAGCTTGATGTATTCCTCCACCATGTCGGCTGTTGCGCCCGAAAAAGCCGCGAATACAGAACTTGCTGGTACGGTTTTAGTCAATGCAATTCGCAATAATCTATTACCTCGCGATATCATCACCCGTAAATCGATTGAGAACGCTATTTCCGTAGTTATGGCTGTCGGTGGTTCAACCAATGCTGTCTTACACTTTTTAGCGATCGCCCATTCCGCAGGTGTGGAATGGAATCTCGATGATTTCGAGCGTATTCGTGAACGTGTTCCCGTAATCTGTGACCTTAAGCCATCAGGAAGGTATGTAGCCACTGACCTCCACAAAGCAGGTGGTATTCCTCAAGTGATGAAGATGCTCTTAGTACGTGGTCTATTACATGGTGATTGCATCACGATTACTGGACAAACTGTTGAGGAAGTTCTCAAAGATATTCCTGATGAACCTCGCGCTAATCAAGATGTGATCCGCCCTTGGGATCGCCCTATGTATAAGCAAGGACATCTCGCCGTTCTGAGAGGCAATCTTGCTGAAGAAGGAGCCGTTGCCAAAATTTCGGGCGTAAAGAATCCGATCATCACTGGCCCTGCTCGCGTTTTTGAATCAGAAGAAGATTCCCTTGCAGCGATTCTTGCTAACAAGATCAATGCAGGTGATATTCTGGTCATTCGTTACGAAGGACCTAAGGGTGGTCCGGGGATGCGCGAAATGCTTGCGCCAACAAGTGCAATTATCGGTGCTGGTTTGGGAGATTCCGTGGGTTTAATTACTGATGGACGTTTCTCTGGTGGTACTTACGGCATGGTAGTTGGTCACGTTGCTCCTGAAGCTTTTGTGGGTGGGGCGATCGCCTTAGTAAAGGAAGGCGACTCGATCACCATTGATGCCCATCAGCGCTTGATTCAACTCAATGTCAGTGATGAGGAACTAGCAAGCCGTCGTGCGAATTGGAAGGCTCCTGCTCCTCGCTACACTAAAGGGGTTTTAGCAAAATATGCCA